A region from the Cardiocondyla obscurior isolate alpha-2009 linkage group LG26, Cobs3.1, whole genome shotgun sequence genome encodes:
- the LOC139111940 gene encoding regulator of gene activity protein has product MANLNFEQPPRSIANASLTSRAASGGGGLNAAALTGHVTPTSGMFSGSSASTLSTANSAIVATNVYPGASGSGGGQNSHQQQQQLSPMGSRGLFGQRAFTDRRTMPALGASNPMGSMGSFGIPPSRNYGSQGAVNNFHSVFGSGGGGDTSTPPLLDLSEFPSLTNRGQGDSMPQPSPMPGKQPYVGMVKQPTSESSEFTMSSEDFPALPGTQNREGPSPGSNMSGDKNIPVGLGPEIGQDVLQANRAPGSEKSQSSKRGIQTSPDGKVTNIPASMVKDQFGMVGLLTFIRAAETDPNLVSLALGQDLTALGLNLNSPENLYQNFGGPWAETPCRPQDIDFHVPPEYLINAAIRDKLAPVKLNRYKDDLLFYMFYTNVGDVLQLAAAAELYSREWRYHMEEKVWITQAPGLGIVEKTSTYERGTYYYFDAQNWRKVAKEFHLDYAKLESRPHLPSNFHQTQP; this is encoded by the exons ATGGCCAACTTGAACTTTGAACAGCCACCACGCAGTATTGCGAACGCCAGTCTCACTTCGCGTGCAGCTAGCGGTGGGGGGGGTTTGAACGCTGCGGCTCTCACGGGCCATGTCACGCCTACGTCGGGCATGTTCTCAGGCTCGTCCGCAAGCACTTTGAGTACAGCAAACTCGGCGATAGTTGCTACTAACGTTTATCCCGGAGCATCGGGCTCTGGTGGTGGACAAAATAGTCAtcagcaacaacagcaactCTCTCCTATGGGCAGTAGAGGACTGTTTGGGCAGAGAGCTTTTACCGATAGACGTACGATGCCTGCTCTTGG AGCTTCGAATCCAATGGGTAGTATGGGCAGTTTTGGAATACCTCCAAGTCGCAATTACGGATCTCAAGGTGCGGTTAACAATTTCCACTCTGTTTTCGGGAGTGGAGGCGGTGGAGATACGAGTACTCCACCTTTATTAGATCTCTCGGAGTTTCCCTCTCTAACAAATAGAGGTCAAGGTGATTCTATGCCGCAACCTAGTCCCATGCCAGGGAAACAACCTTATG TTGGAATGGTAAAGCAACCAACATCAGAATCGAGCGAATTTACAATGAGCTCGGAAGATTTTCCAGCATTGCCGGGAACACAAAATCGAGAAGGTCCATCACCTGGTAGCAACATGTCCGGTGACAAAAATATTCCTGTAGGACTCGGTCCAGAAATCGGACAAGACGTACTACAAGCCAACAGAGCACCTGGATCTGAAAAGTCTCAATCTTCTAAAAGAGGCATCCAAACATCACCCgatg GTAAAGTGACAAATATACCTGCGAGCATGGTGAAAGATCAATTCGGTATGGTTGGACTTCTAACGTTTATCAGAGCGGCGGAAACAGATCCAAACTTAGTGTCGCTGGCGTTAGGCCAAGATCTTACTGCGTTAGGACTGAATTTGAATTCGCCAGAAAATCTTTATCAGAATTTTGGTGGTCCTTGGGCGGAAACTCCATGTCGACCACAGGATATAGATTTTCACGTACCACCGGAATATCTTATAAATGCCGCAATCAG ggATAAGCTAGCGCCAGTTAAACTAAATCGATATAAGGATGATCTACtgttttatatgttttatacaaaTGTTGGGGATGTATTGCAATTAGCTGCTGCAGCGGAACT GTATAGCAGAGAGTGGCGATATCATATGGAAGAAAAAGTTTGGATAACGCAAGCACCAGGTTTGGGAATTGTAGAAAAGACGTCGACATATGAACGTggtacttattattattttgatgcGCAAAACTGGAGAAAGGTAGCTAAGGAATTCCATTTGGATTATGCAAAACTAGAAAGTAGACCTCATCTTCCTTCAAACTTTCACCAAACTCAGCCTTGA
- the LOC139112117 gene encoding protein MEMO1-like, with amino-acid sequence MALIRRASHAGSWYSNNGSELSTQLEGWLSAADLSHGPARAIIAPHAGYSYCGACAGFAYRQISPVVVRRIFILGPSHHVRLPGCALSSASIYRTPLYDLHIDQQVRRELEETGHFECMDLNTDEEEHSIEMQLPFIAKVMEGFKDSFTIIPILVGSLSPEREALYGRLLAPYMADPQTLFVISSDFCHWGQRFRYTYYDRSYGPIHRSIQNLDKMGMDIIETLNPPVFTEYLKKYNNTICGRHPIGVLLQAIHSLKGNTNGQRMNLKFLKYAQSSQCNNMNDSSVSYASASLVLE; translated from the exons ATGGCATTAATTAGGAGAGCTTCTCACGCTGGTAGTTGGTATTCGAACAACG GGTCAGAATTGAGTACACAATTGGAAGGGTGGTTGAGTGCTGCTGACTTATCTCATGGACCTGCAAGAGCAATTATTGCCCC GCATGCAGGATACAGCTACTGTGGGGCATGTGCTGGCTTTGCTTACAGACAAATTAGTCCTGTAGTTGT CCGTAGGATATTTATTCTAGGGCCTTCTCATCATGTGAGATTACCAGGTTGTGCCCTATCCTCAGCTTCCATTTACCGAACGCCGTTATATGATCTACATATCGATCAACAAG TGAGAAGAGAACTTGAAGAAACTGGTCATTTTGAATGCATGGACCTGAACACAGATGAAGAGGAACATAGCATTGAGATGCAGTTACCGTTTATTGCTAAAGTTATGGAGGG GTTTAAGGATTCATTTACTATAATTCCAATTTTGGTGGGATCTCTGAGTCCAGAAAGAGAGGCACTTTATGGAAGATTATTAGCACCTTACATGGCTGATCCGCAAACGTTGTTTGTTATCTCTTCGGATTTCTGTCATTGGGGACAACGGTTTCGCTATACTTATTACGATAGATCATATGGACCTATACACAGATCTATCCAAAATCTTGATAAAATG GGCATGGACATTATAGAAACTTTGAATCCTCCAGTGTTCACtgaatatcttaaaaaatataataacactATATGCGGCCGGCATCCAATTGGCGTTTTATTGCAG GCAATTCATAGTCTTAAAGGAAATACGAATGGCCAGAGAATGAATttgaagtttttaaaatatgctcAAAGTAGTCAATGTAATAATATGAATGACAGTTCTGTTAGTTATGCTAGTGCTTCCTTAGTTCTTGAGTGA
- the LOC139111937 gene encoding malonyl-CoA decarboxylase, mitochondrial translates to MMLEKLAFKFLSLVRHCAFVTELKFANSLSHNIKREYGKSSRLCAKTDSVDENLREIFKFKNTKISNWIIENKARTWCVRYTESNKDDRQKILHTLALQYAVQHNDICQVAKRLVCTEPENERQMIVHEKTLKGILTPAYYWLFVIIGRLQNGVKFLVDLRTDVLELLSDAKDANESIIIQQLNHTLRDLFLLWFSIGFLHMERITWESACDILQKVSDYEAIHPMRNWLDLKRRVGPYRRCYIFTHPSMPREPIVVLHTALCDVIPDSVKGIEEAETRILGSAKKCITFLEEDKSKIKAAIFYSIVSTQKGLQGIELGNYLIKKVVSEITTEFPAIQQLSSLSPIPNFKTWLLDKLKQDMAFIFTMEEYKIAKDILQTENVISAIKKILNTSLWTGDKQLSEFFKEPFLRACAWYLYKEKRRGYALNTVANFHLRNGAVMWRINWMADPSPRGVANSCGVMVNYRYFLEDSEANSQNYIENFVINAAEDVINLSEQAEKLRITL, encoded by the exons ATGATGTTGGAGAAGCTGGCCTTTAAATTTCTATCACTTGTTCGTCACTGCGCATTCGTGacggaattaaaatttgcaaattcgTTGAGCCATAATATTAAACGCGAATATGGAAAGTCATCTCGTTTGTGTGCTAAAACAGATAGTGTGGATGAGAACCTGCGGGAAATATTCAAATTCAAGAACACTAAAATCAGCAATTGGATCATAGAG AATAAAGCACGTACATGGTGTGTCAGATATACTGAAAGCAACAAGGATGATCGCCAAAAGATTTTACATACTTTAGCTTTGCAATATGCTGTACAACATAATGATATATGTCAAGTGGCAAAGAGATTGGTCTGCACTGAG CCAGAAAATGAAAGACAAATGATTGTCCATGAAAAAACTTTAAAAGGCATTCTTACACCTGCTTATTATTGGTTGTTTGTTATTATAGGAAGATTACAGAATGGAGTAAAGTTTTTGGTTGACTTAAGAACTGATGTTCTG gAATTATTGTCAGATGCAAAAGATGCCAatgaaagtataataatacaGCAGTTAAATCACACTTTGCGGGACTTATTTTTACTTTGGTTTTCCATTGGTTTTTTACATATGGAACGAATAACTTGGGAAAGTGCATGCGACATATTgcaaaaa gTATCCGATTATGAAGCTATACATCCTATGAGAAATTGGTTGGACTTGAAACGTAGAGTTGGACCGTATAGAAGATGTTACATATTTACACATCCATCTATGCCAAGAGAACCTATCGTGGTATTGCATACGGCATTATGTGACGTTATTCCAG ATAGTGTAAAAGGTATTGAAGAGGCTGAAACTAGAATTCTGGGGAGTGCAAAAAAATGCATAACATTTTTAGAGGAGGATAAATCGAAGATAAAAGcagcaattttttattctatagtATCTACTCAAAAAGGATTGCAa GGAATTGAACttggtaattatttaataaaaaaagtggTCAGTGAGATCACAACTGAATTTCCGGCTATACAGCAGTTGTCCAGTTTATCACCGATACCAAACTTTAAGACGTGGCtacttgataaattaaagCAAG ATATGGCGTTTATATTTACCATGGAAGAATACAAAATTGCAAAAGATATTTTGCAAACAGAAAACGTAATAtcagcaattaaaaagatattaaatacttCGTTATGGACGGGAGATAAGCAACTGTcagaatttttcaaagaacCATTTCTTCGAGCATGTGCGTggtatttatataaagaaaaaagacgtGGTTACGCTTTAAATACAGTTG CTAATTTTCATTTACGTAACGGAGCCGTAATGTGGCGAATAAATTGGATGGCTGATCCTTCACCACGTGGAGTGGCAAACAGCTGTGGCGTAATGGTCAATTATAg GTACTTTTTGGAAGATTCTGAGGCAAACAGTCAAAATTAcattgaaaattttgttataaatgcTGCAGAAGACGTAATTAATCTTTCGGAGCAAgcagaaaaattaagaattacattatga